One genomic region from Anoplopoma fimbria isolate UVic2021 breed Golden Eagle Sablefish unplaced genomic scaffold, Afim_UVic_2022 Un_contig_13508_pilon_pilon, whole genome shotgun sequence encodes:
- the atoh8 gene encoding transcription factor atoh8, whose protein sequence is MKNPHPLSNTWSRSINKDPVLISVPGTTKKFKRKSREPKRLYSGPEPDTGTTYTENLSDVNSLDDTQAEGCDVSRSAPLQRQLMMSQEGMASTAGILSGLPEGSMAPAQSSAIDMRIGINVPAKLSRLPASPFSNSEISHWPTAISQPLSNRLKVGLRSAFPLSTSSSSSHGHSPNHQAFSLEPHTSALPVPRACPQTSQCYEYGEPDDQSPKESPRKRVGVGADGPGRLPEVKAVQQTRRLLANARERTRVHTISAAFEALRKQVPCYSYGQKLSKLAILRIACNYILSLAQLADLDYGPDHSSLNFSQCVEQCTRTLQAEGRSKKRKE, encoded by the exons CAAGAGGAAGTCTCGGGAGCCTAAAAGGCTTTACAGCGGCCCTGAGCCTGACACGGGGACAACCTACACTGAGAACCTGTCGGATGTGAACTCGCTGGATGACACCCAGGCAGAGGGGTGTGATGTCAGCAGGTCGGCTCCTCTACAGAGAcagctgatgatgtcacaggaGGGGATGGCCAGTACTGCAGGGATTCTGTCCGGACTACCAGAGGGCAGCATGGCTCCAGCTCAGAGCAGCGCCATAGACATGAGAATTGGCATCAACGTGCCTGCCAAACTGTCCCGGTTACCAGCCTCTCCGTTCTCCAACTCTGAGATCTCCCACTGGCCCACCGCCATCTCCCAGCCTCTGTCCAACAGGCTCAAAGTGGGCCTCCGCTCCGCTTTCCCTCTGTCGACATCATCCAGCAGCAGCCACGGACATTCTCCCAACCACCAGGCCTTCTCCCTGGAGCCCCACACCTCAGCGCTGCCTGTCCCCAGAGCCTGTCCCCAGACCTCCCAGTGTTACGAGTATGGGGAGCCCGATGACCAGTCCCCTAAG GAGTCTCCCAGGAAGCGGGTCGGGGTGGGTGCTGATGGACCTGGGCGTCTCCCAGAGGTCAAAGCCGTTCAGCAGACCAGGAGGCTTCTAGCCAACGCCCGAGAGAGGACGCGTGTCCACACCATCAGTGCTGCGTTCGAGGCCCTGAGGAAGCAG GTGCCATGTTACTCCTATGGGCAGAAGCTATCCAAGCTGGCAATATTACGTATAGCCTGCAACTACATCCTGTCCCTGGCTCAGTTGGCTGACCTGGACTACGGTCCGGACCACAGCAGTCTGAACTTCTCTCAGTGTGTGGAGCAGTGCACCAGGACCCTGCAGGCCGAGGGCAGGAGCAAGAAGAGGAAG gagTGA